A stretch of the Bradyrhizobium arachidis genome encodes the following:
- the ntrB gene encoding nitrate ABC transporter permease, whose protein sequence is MNMPMKKMEAEAIAPSAGTAAAVVAMTPKRPPRGEAYARMAKETAARVIPPLVVIALLTLIWELVCRRAGSTLPPPSRVFKDTKELIFDPFFDHGGIDKGLFWHLSASLQRVAYGYSIAAIVGIALGTLVGQSVWAMRGLDPLFQVLRTIPPLAWLPLSLAAFRDGQPSAIFVIFITSVWPIIINTAVGIRNIPQDYRNVAAVVQLNPLEFFSKIMIPAAAPYIFTGLRIGIGLSWLAIVAAEMLIGGVGIGFFIWDAWNSSHISEIILALFYVGIIGFVLDRLIAALGKFVTHGTAQN, encoded by the coding sequence ATGAACATGCCTATGAAGAAGATGGAAGCCGAAGCGATTGCGCCTTCGGCCGGCACTGCTGCCGCGGTCGTCGCGATGACGCCCAAGCGTCCGCCGCGCGGCGAAGCCTACGCCCGGATGGCGAAGGAAACGGCTGCGCGGGTCATCCCGCCGCTCGTCGTGATCGCGCTGCTGACGCTGATCTGGGAACTGGTGTGCCGCCGCGCCGGCTCGACGCTGCCGCCGCCGTCACGCGTATTCAAGGACACCAAGGAGCTGATCTTCGATCCGTTCTTTGATCATGGCGGCATCGACAAGGGCCTGTTCTGGCATCTGTCGGCGAGCCTTCAGCGCGTCGCTTACGGCTATTCGATCGCCGCCATCGTCGGCATTGCGCTCGGCACGCTGGTCGGACAGTCGGTCTGGGCGATGCGCGGGCTCGATCCGTTGTTCCAGGTGCTGCGGACGATTCCGCCACTCGCCTGGCTGCCGCTGTCCCTCGCGGCGTTCCGCGACGGTCAGCCCTCGGCGATCTTCGTCATCTTCATCACCTCGGTATGGCCGATCATCATCAACACCGCGGTCGGCATCCGCAACATCCCGCAGGATTACCGCAACGTCGCGGCCGTCGTGCAGCTCAATCCGCTGGAGTTCTTCTCCAAGATCATGATCCCGGCGGCGGCGCCCTACATCTTCACGGGGCTTCGCATCGGCATCGGGCTGTCGTGGCTTGCGATCGTCGCGGCAGAAATGCTGATCGGCGGCGTCGGCATCGGCTTCTTCATCTGGGACGCCTGGAACTCCTCGCATATCAGCGAGATCATTCTGGCGCTGTTCTATGTCGGCATCATCGGCTTCGTGCTCGACCGCCTGATCGCGGCACTCGGCAAGTTCGTCACCCACGGCACGGCGCAGAACTGA
- a CDS encoding ABC transporter ATP-binding protein → MTAYLKLDHIDKIFTRGNVSTEVLKEINLTIEKGEYVSIIGHSGCGKSTLLNIIAGLTGASTGGVLLENREVNSPGPDRAVVFQNHSLLPWLTVYENVKLGVDKVFARTKTRAERDAWVMHNLNLVQMAHAKDKRPSEISGGMKQRVGIARALAMEPKVLLLDEPFGALDALTRAHLQDSVMALHQKLGNTILMITHDVDEAVLLSDRIVMMTNGPSARIGEVLDVPLARPRKRLELASNATYLKCRQRVLEFLYERHRFVEAA, encoded by the coding sequence ATGACCGCCTATCTGAAGCTCGATCACATCGACAAGATCTTTACCCGCGGCAATGTCAGCACGGAAGTGCTCAAGGAGATCAACCTTACCATCGAGAAGGGCGAATACGTCTCGATCATCGGCCACTCCGGCTGTGGCAAGTCGACCCTGCTCAACATCATCGCAGGGCTGACCGGTGCCTCGACCGGCGGCGTTCTCCTGGAGAACCGCGAGGTCAACTCGCCGGGGCCCGATCGCGCGGTGGTGTTCCAGAACCACAGCCTGCTGCCCTGGCTCACGGTCTACGAGAACGTCAAGCTCGGCGTCGACAAGGTATTTGCCAGAACCAAGACGCGGGCCGAGCGCGATGCCTGGGTGATGCACAATCTCAACCTCGTGCAGATGGCGCATGCCAAGGACAAGCGTCCGTCCGAGATCTCCGGCGGCATGAAGCAGCGTGTCGGCATCGCACGCGCGCTCGCCATGGAGCCGAAAGTGCTGCTGCTCGACGAGCCCTTCGGCGCGCTCGACGCGCTGACCCGCGCGCATCTGCAGGACTCGGTGATGGCGCTGCATCAAAAGCTCGGCAACACGATTTTGATGATCACCCATGACGTCGACGAGGCCGTGCTGTTGTCGGATCGCATCGTGATGATGACCAACGGTCCATCTGCGCGCATCGGCGAGGTGCTGGACGTGCCGCTGGCACGTCCGCGCAAGCGGCTCGAGCTCGCCTCCAACGCCACGTACCTGAAGTGCCGGCAGCGCGTGCTCGAATTCCTCTACGAGCGTCATCGCTTCGTGGAGGCGGCCTAG
- a CDS encoding MFS transporter produces MTTNPKWISDWRPEDEAFWNATGKTVARRNLIWSIVAEHIGFSVWLIWSIVSTKLPQAGFHYTTDQLFQLVAVPGLIGAFIRFPYTFAVTTFGGRNWTIFSAAILFIPTLSLAYFVSQPDTPFWLMLLVASTAGLGGGNFASSMTNISFFFPDRMKGWALGLNAAGGNIGVSSVQLLTPILMTLAVINLFQATPVEGVYLQNAGLMWVLPIAIAVFGAVFFMNNLTSAKSSVKNQLAIVKRRHTWIMAYLYIGTFGSFIGYSAAFPLLIKTQFPQITIAIAFLGPLVGSLSRPLGGWLADKVGGSIITFWNFIAMAAATIGVLYFVGQKDFIGFLAMFLILFVTTGIGNGSTYRMIPSIFREENLFKVRGKGDAARAVALKTASIESGAAVGFIGAIGAVGGYLIPTGFGKSIALTGGPQLALAIYLIFYASCLGITWWFYLRRSAQGEAAGSLAEARV; encoded by the coding sequence ATGACGACGAACCCGAAGTGGATTTCCGACTGGCGCCCCGAAGACGAGGCGTTCTGGAATGCGACCGGCAAGACGGTCGCGCGACGTAACCTGATCTGGTCGATCGTGGCCGAGCATATCGGTTTTTCGGTGTGGCTGATCTGGAGCATCGTCTCTACCAAGCTGCCGCAGGCAGGCTTTCACTACACCACTGACCAGCTCTTTCAGCTCGTCGCCGTGCCCGGTCTGATCGGCGCGTTCATTCGCTTTCCGTATACGTTCGCGGTCACGACTTTCGGCGGGCGGAACTGGACCATCTTCAGCGCCGCTATTCTGTTCATCCCGACGCTGTCGCTTGCCTATTTCGTGAGCCAGCCCGACACGCCGTTCTGGCTGATGCTGCTGGTCGCTTCGACCGCCGGTCTCGGCGGCGGCAATTTCGCCTCCAGCATGACCAACATCTCCTTCTTCTTCCCTGACCGGATGAAGGGATGGGCGCTTGGGCTCAACGCTGCCGGCGGCAACATCGGCGTGTCGAGCGTGCAGTTGCTGACGCCGATCCTGATGACGCTCGCGGTCATCAACCTGTTCCAGGCAACGCCGGTCGAGGGCGTCTACCTGCAGAACGCCGGGCTGATGTGGGTGCTGCCAATCGCGATCGCGGTGTTCGGCGCCGTGTTCTTCATGAACAACCTGACCTCGGCAAAATCGTCGGTGAAGAACCAGCTTGCGATCGTCAAACGCAGGCACACCTGGATCATGGCCTACCTCTATATCGGGACGTTCGGCTCCTTCATCGGCTACTCGGCGGCGTTTCCGCTGCTCATCAAGACTCAGTTCCCGCAGATCACGATTGCGATCGCGTTCCTCGGTCCCCTGGTCGGCTCGCTGTCGCGGCCGCTCGGCGGCTGGCTCGCCGACAAGGTCGGCGGCTCGATCATCACGTTCTGGAACTTCATCGCGATGGCGGCCGCCACGATCGGCGTCCTCTATTTCGTCGGCCAGAAGGATTTTATCGGCTTCCTGGCGATGTTCCTGATCCTGTTCGTCACGACGGGCATCGGCAACGGCTCGACCTACCGGATGATCCCCTCGATCTTCCGCGAGGAAAACCTGTTCAAGGTGCGCGGCAAGGGCGATGCGGCGCGTGCGGTGGCGCTGAAGACGGCGAGCATCGAGAGCGGTGCGGCAGTCGGCTTCATCGGTGCGATCGGCGCAGTCGGCGGCTATCTGATTCCGACCGGCTTCGGCAAGTCGATCGCGCTGACCGGTGGGCCGCAGCTCGCGCTCGCGATCTACCTCATCTTCTACGCCTCCTGCCTCGGCATCACCTGGTGGTTCTATCTGCGCCGCAGCGCGCAGGGCGAAGCCGCAGGCAGCCTCGCCGAGGCGCGGGTCTGA
- a CDS encoding CmpA/NrtA family ABC transporter substrate-binding protein, giving the protein MTKRIRRPSDSGLSRRQLLKATGSTAALLAAAKLNFPAGAFAQDAGPEVKGAKLGFIALSDAGPLFVAKDKGLFAKYGMPDTDVQKQASWGTTRDNLVLGSEGNGIDGAHILTPMPYLISAGKVTQNNQPTPMYILARLNLDAQCISVAKEYADLKLSVDSSPFKAALEKKKASGKAVKAAMTFPGGTHDLWIRYWLAAGGIDPDKDIETIVVPPPQMVANMKVGTMDCFCVGEPWNLQLVHQDIGYTAVNTGEIWNKHPEKSFGMRAAFVDKYPKATKAILMAVLEAQQWADKAENKQELAAIMAKRQWINCPVEDVYDRTAGKFDYGTGKVVENSPHIMKYWRDFASYPFQSHDLWFLTEDIRWGKFEPTFDTKSLVAKVNREDLWKDAAKALGVAAAEIPTSTSRGKETFFDGKVFDPENPAAYLKSLAIKRVEV; this is encoded by the coding sequence ATGACCAAGCGCATTCGCCGGCCTTCGGATTCCGGCCTCTCCCGCCGTCAATTGTTGAAGGCCACCGGCAGCACTGCCGCCCTTCTCGCCGCCGCCAAGCTCAATTTCCCCGCCGGTGCATTCGCCCAGGACGCAGGTCCCGAGGTCAAGGGCGCCAAGCTCGGCTTCATCGCGCTCAGCGATGCCGGTCCGCTCTTCGTTGCCAAGGACAAGGGCCTGTTCGCCAAATACGGCATGCCCGACACCGACGTGCAGAAGCAGGCCTCCTGGGGCACCACGCGCGACAACCTGGTGCTCGGCTCGGAAGGCAACGGCATCGACGGCGCGCATATCCTCACCCCGATGCCGTATCTGATCTCTGCCGGTAAGGTGACGCAGAACAACCAGCCGACCCCGATGTACATTCTGGCGCGGCTCAATCTCGATGCGCAATGCATCTCGGTCGCCAAGGAATATGCAGACCTCAAGCTCAGCGTGGACTCTTCGCCCTTCAAGGCTGCGCTGGAGAAGAAGAAGGCGTCCGGCAAGGCCGTGAAGGCGGCCATGACCTTCCCCGGTGGCACCCATGACCTCTGGATCCGCTACTGGCTCGCCGCCGGCGGCATCGACCCGGACAAGGACATCGAGACCATCGTGGTGCCGCCGCCGCAGATGGTGGCGAATATGAAGGTCGGCACCATGGACTGCTTCTGCGTCGGCGAGCCCTGGAATCTCCAGCTCGTCCACCAGGACATCGGTTACACCGCCGTCAACACCGGCGAGATCTGGAACAAGCACCCCGAAAAGTCCTTCGGCATGCGTGCGGCCTTCGTCGACAAATATCCCAAGGCGACGAAGGCGATCCTGATGGCGGTGCTGGAAGCCCAGCAGTGGGCGGACAAGGCTGAGAACAAGCAGGAGCTCGCCGCCATCATGGCGAAGCGCCAGTGGATCAACTGCCCGGTCGAGGACGTCTACGACCGCACCGCCGGCAAGTTCGACTACGGCACCGGCAAGGTGGTCGAGAACTCGCCGCACATCATGAAGTACTGGCGCGACTTCGCCTCCTATCCGTTCCAGAGCCACGATCTCTGGTTCCTCACCGAGGACATTCGCTGGGGCAAGTTCGAGCCGACCTTCGACACCAAGAGCCTCGTTGCCAAGGTCAACCGCGAGGACCTCTGGAAGGACGCGGCCAAGGCACTCGGCGTCGCGGCTGCCGAAATCCCGACCTCCACCTCACGCGGCAAGGAGACCTTCTTCGACGGCAAGGTGTTCGATCCGGAGAATCCGGCTGCCTATCTGAAATCGCTCGCGATCAAGCGCGTCGAAGTCTGA
- a CDS encoding globin family protein, producing MNPAQIKLVQDSFAKVAPIADQAAVIFYDRLFEVAPSVKAMFPSDLTEQRKKLMATLAVVVGGLSNLETILPAASALAKRHVAYGAKPEHYPVVGSALLWTLEKGLGAAWTAEVASAWTAAYGVLSNFMITEAYGRPQAAE from the coding sequence ATGAATCCAGCGCAGATCAAATTGGTCCAGGACAGTTTTGCAAAGGTGGCGCCGATCGCCGATCAGGCCGCGGTCATTTTCTACGACCGCCTGTTCGAGGTCGCGCCGTCCGTGAAGGCGATGTTTCCTTCCGACCTGACCGAACAGCGCAAGAAGCTGATGGCGACGCTCGCCGTCGTCGTCGGTGGTCTGTCCAACCTCGAAACGATCCTGCCGGCGGCGAGTGCGCTCGCAAAGCGTCACGTCGCCTATGGCGCGAAGCCTGAGCATTATCCGGTTGTCGGCTCGGCGTTGCTGTGGACGCTCGAAAAAGGTCTCGGCGCAGCCTGGACGGCGGAGGTCGCTTCCGCATGGACCGCAGCCTATGGCGTGCTCTCCAACTTCATGATCACCGAGGCCTATGGCCGGCCGCAGGCTGCCGAGTAA